The proteins below are encoded in one region of Qipengyuania sp. HL-TH1:
- the accB gene encoding acetyl-CoA carboxylase biotin carboxyl carrier protein: MADRKASAGKSGMNVDTALVRELAEMLDDTGLTEIEVEDGDRKIRVARGGGVAMAAAPAMAAPAAAAPAAPAAAAPTPESAGAAQADTAGATKSPMVGTVYLAPEPGAADFIKVGDSVKEGQTLVIVEAMKVMNPITADKAGTVKAILVENAQPVEFDQPLVVVA; the protein is encoded by the coding sequence ATGGCCGATCGTAAAGCCAGCGCCGGCAAATCCGGCATGAATGTCGACACCGCTCTCGTACGCGAGCTGGCCGAGATGCTGGACGACACCGGACTTACCGAAATCGAAGTCGAGGATGGCGACCGCAAGATCCGCGTTGCGCGCGGCGGCGGCGTGGCCATGGCAGCCGCTCCCGCGATGGCGGCGCCAGCGGCGGCGGCTCCGGCAGCGCCTGCTGCTGCGGCTCCGACACCTGAAAGCGCAGGCGCCGCGCAAGCGGACACCGCCGGGGCGACCAAATCGCCGATGGTCGGCACGGTCTATCTGGCCCCCGAACCGGGTGCGGCCGATTTCATCAAGGTCGGCGACAGCGTCAAGGAAGGCCAGACGCTGGTCATTGTCGAAGCGATGAAGGTGATGAACCCGATCACGGCCGACAAGGCAGGAACGGTGAAGGCGATCCTCGTCGAAAACGCCCAGCCGGTCGAATTTGACCAGCCGCTCGTCGTCGTCGCGTAA
- a CDS encoding type II 3-dehydroquinate dehydratase, producing the protein MTDTVFVLNGPNLNLLGTREPEIYGSDTLADIEAMLGEKARELGLEIEFRQTNHEGVLVDWLHEARNVGAKAVLLNAAAYTHTSIALLDAIKAIELPVIEVHLSDPATREAFRHISYVGMGAVDEVKGLGARGYAVALEKAAAL; encoded by the coding sequence ATGACCGACACCGTCTTTGTTCTAAACGGCCCCAATCTCAACCTGCTCGGCACGCGCGAACCGGAGATCTACGGCTCCGATACGCTCGCCGATATCGAGGCTATGCTAGGCGAGAAGGCGCGCGAACTGGGCCTCGAGATCGAATTTCGCCAGACCAATCACGAGGGCGTGCTGGTCGACTGGCTGCACGAGGCACGCAATGTCGGAGCCAAGGCGGTGCTGCTCAACGCCGCGGCCTATACGCATACCTCGATCGCGCTGCTCGATGCGATCAAGGCGATCGAATTGCCCGTAATCGAGGTCCATCTGTCCGACCCTGCGACGCGCGAAGCCTTCCGTCACATCTCCTATGTGGGCATGGGCGCGGTGGACGAGGTCAAAGGACTGGGCGCGCGGGGCTATGCCGTAGCGTTGGAGAAAGCGGCCGCGCTCTAA
- a CDS encoding IS110 family transposase, producing MSEVSIIGLDIAKSVFQVHGADASGRAVLRKKVSRARLLEFFASQPPCQVVLEACGGAHHWARELSKLGHDVRLIAPAYVKPFVKRQKNDAADAEAICEAAQRPSMRFVPVKTEAQQAAALVFRARDLLVKQRTQISNAVRGHMTEHGWIAPQGLAHMKKLAALLEDPDAVPQAARPVLRTLLDQMAVLSDRITELDKEIARRAREDETARRLMTIPGIGPITATAITALAPPPGTFAKGRDFAAWVGLTPRQHSTGGKQKLGAISKMGERTLRRLLIIGSSAVVLQASRRGAPKGSWLEQMLARKPRMLVTVALANKTARIVWAVMTRNEDYRAPVAVAA from the coding sequence ATGTCGGAAGTTAGCATAATTGGTCTCGATATCGCAAAGTCTGTTTTTCAGGTGCACGGCGCGGATGCATCGGGGCGCGCGGTGCTCCGCAAGAAGGTCAGCAGAGCCAGGCTGCTGGAGTTCTTCGCCTCGCAGCCGCCCTGCCAAGTAGTGCTGGAGGCCTGCGGCGGCGCGCATCACTGGGCTCGCGAGCTGAGCAAGCTGGGCCACGATGTCCGTTTGATCGCGCCGGCTTACGTAAAGCCGTTCGTGAAGCGTCAGAAGAACGATGCGGCGGATGCCGAAGCTATCTGCGAGGCGGCACAGCGGCCGAGCATGCGGTTTGTGCCGGTGAAGACGGAGGCGCAGCAGGCAGCCGCGCTGGTGTTCCGGGCGCGCGACCTGCTGGTCAAGCAGCGCACGCAAATCAGCAACGCCGTTCGCGGCCACATGACCGAGCATGGCTGGATCGCGCCGCAGGGTCTGGCGCATATGAAGAAGCTGGCCGCGCTGCTGGAGGATCCAGATGCAGTTCCGCAGGCTGCAAGGCCAGTGCTGAGAACCTTGCTGGACCAGATGGCAGTGCTGAGCGACCGCATTACCGAACTGGATAAGGAGATCGCTCGGCGTGCTCGCGAGGACGAGACCGCGCGCCGGCTCATGACGATTCCGGGCATCGGGCCGATCACTGCTACCGCGATCACCGCGCTGGCGCCGCCGCCGGGCACCTTTGCCAAGGGCCGCGACTTTGCCGCATGGGTCGGGCTTACTCCCAGGCAGCACTCGACTGGCGGCAAACAGAAGCTGGGCGCGATCTCAAAGATGGGCGAGCGCACATTGCGAAGGCTGCTGATCATCGGCAGCAGCGCAGTCGTGCTCCAGGCCAGCAGACGCGGTGCGCCCAAAGGATCGTGGCTGGAACAGATGCTGGCGCGCAAACCGCGCATGCTGGTAACGGTCGCGCTGGCCAACAAGACGGCGCGGATCGTTTGGGCAGTGATGACCAGGAACGAGGATTACAGAGCTCCGGTCGCGGTCGCGGCGTAA
- a CDS encoding holin family protein — protein MPLIESLIGPIASIIDKVIPDKEARAKAKLELLALEGTQELQQIEARLSAIVAEAQSADPWTSRARPSFLYVMYALILFSVPMGVIAAFDPTAARAIGEGMTRYLAALPEALYALFGTGYLGYTAARQWGKVKGVDQ, from the coding sequence ATGCCGCTTATCGAATCGCTTATCGGCCCGATCGCCTCGATCATCGACAAGGTGATCCCCGACAAGGAAGCGCGGGCGAAGGCCAAGCTCGAACTGCTCGCGCTCGAGGGCACGCAGGAACTGCAGCAAATCGAGGCGCGCCTGTCCGCTATCGTCGCAGAGGCACAGAGCGCCGACCCCTGGACCAGCCGCGCACGGCCGAGCTTTCTTTATGTCATGTATGCGCTGATCCTGTTCAGCGTCCCGATGGGCGTGATCGCCGCCTTCGACCCCACCGCCGCGCGCGCGATCGGCGAAGGCATGACCCGCTACCTCGCCGCCCTGCCCGAAGCGCTCTACGCGCTCTTCGGCACCGGCTACCTCGGCTACACCGCGGCGCGCCAATGGGGAAAGGTCAAGGGCGTGGACCAGTAG
- the yajC gene encoding preprotein translocase subunit YajC, translating to MIDFLAAAGSAAAGPPAWTGWVLPLGMLLILWFLILRPQMRQQKQHRERVAGLGKGDEVVTAGGLVGKITKVDEHFVHVELAKGMTVKAVRNTIGEVLSSRNTPAAND from the coding sequence ATGATCGATTTTCTCGCCGCCGCCGGAAGCGCCGCCGCCGGGCCGCCCGCATGGACCGGCTGGGTGCTGCCGCTGGGCATGCTGCTGATCCTGTGGTTCCTCATCCTGCGCCCGCAGATGCGCCAGCAGAAACAGCACCGCGAACGCGTTGCCGGGCTTGGCAAGGGTGACGAAGTGGTCACCGCCGGCGGTCTCGTCGGCAAGATCACCAAGGTAGACGAGCATTTCGTCCACGTCGAACTTGCCAAGGGCATGACCGTCAAGGCGGTGCGCAACACGATCGGCGAAGTGCTGTCGTCGCGCAACACGCCCGCCGCGAACGACTAG
- the secD gene encoding protein translocase subunit SecD, translating to MLDFPTWRKVWLWLITGLCIAAALPSLLSATSVRWPDALPDPMVNLGLDLAGGSHILLEADAAQVATQRLENMEENVRNTMRRAEPRIRIGDVSTRDGRLSFMLDDPGQVDRARELLLPSINGTGLVREWDLAVEDGNRMILTPTSEGIDQAVGDAMESATEVVRKRIDELGTREPTIIRQGDTRIVVQVPGLQDPDQLKALLGQTAKLEFKLVDQNALPSDVQQGLAPPGSEIFAYADTSAFAGSSLAVRRLGGIRGDNLTGAQQSFDPQTNEPVVNIQFDSDGGRRFAKLTTENVGKPFAIILDDTVLSAPNINEPIRGGTAQISGGFSVETANQLAISLRSGALPVDLAVIEERTVGPDLGADSIKRGMLAMLVGSLLVIALMIASYGRFGVYATVALVINVAMLLGIMAALNTTLTLPGIAGFVLTIGAAVDANVLINERIREERKRGRRVVAAVENGYKEASRAIYDANVTNFIAGVLLFLFGSGPIRGFAVVLIIGLFTSVFTAVTLTRMWVADWLRKAKPKDIVL from the coding sequence ATGCTCGATTTCCCTACCTGGCGTAAGGTCTGGCTCTGGCTGATTACCGGTCTGTGCATCGCCGCCGCGCTGCCCTCGCTGCTGTCGGCCACCAGTGTCCGCTGGCCCGATGCGCTGCCCGACCCGATGGTCAACCTCGGTCTCGACCTTGCCGGTGGCAGCCATATCCTGCTCGAGGCCGATGCCGCGCAGGTGGCGACGCAGCGGCTCGAGAACATGGAAGAGAATGTGCGCAACACCATGCGCCGCGCCGAACCGCGGATCCGCATCGGTGACGTATCGACCCGTGACGGACGGCTGAGCTTCATGCTCGACGATCCGGGGCAGGTCGACCGCGCACGCGAACTGCTGCTGCCGTCGATCAATGGCACCGGATTGGTGCGCGAATGGGATCTGGCGGTCGAGGATGGCAATCGCATGATCCTCACCCCCACCTCCGAGGGGATCGACCAGGCGGTCGGCGATGCAATGGAAAGCGCGACCGAAGTCGTGCGCAAGCGTATCGACGAACTCGGCACGCGCGAACCGACGATCATCCGCCAGGGCGATACGCGCATCGTGGTGCAGGTCCCCGGCCTGCAGGACCCCGACCAGCTCAAGGCGCTGCTCGGCCAGACCGCCAAGCTCGAATTCAAGCTCGTCGACCAGAACGCGCTGCCCAGCGATGTGCAGCAGGGCCTCGCCCCGCCGGGGTCCGAAATCTTCGCCTATGCCGATACGTCCGCCTTTGCCGGATCCTCGCTCGCAGTGCGCCGCCTCGGCGGCATCCGCGGCGACAATCTGACCGGCGCGCAGCAGAGCTTCGACCCGCAGACCAATGAGCCGGTGGTCAATATCCAGTTCGACAGCGATGGCGGGCGCCGCTTCGCCAAGCTGACCACCGAGAACGTGGGCAAGCCCTTCGCGATCATCCTCGACGATACGGTGCTGTCCGCGCCCAATATCAACGAGCCGATCCGGGGCGGTACGGCGCAGATCTCGGGCGGTTTCTCGGTCGAGACTGCCAACCAGCTGGCGATTTCGCTTCGCTCGGGCGCGCTCCCGGTCGACCTCGCAGTGATCGAGGAACGCACCGTGGGTCCCGATCTCGGCGCCGATTCGATCAAGCGCGGCATGCTCGCCATGCTGGTCGGTTCGCTGCTGGTCATCGCGCTGATGATTGCCAGCTATGGCCGTTTCGGCGTTTACGCCACGGTCGCGCTGGTCATCAACGTCGCCATGCTGCTGGGCATCATGGCCGCGCTCAACACCACGCTGACCTTGCCCGGTATTGCCGGTTTCGTGCTGACGATCGGTGCGGCGGTGGACGCCAACGTGCTGATCAACGAGCGTATCCGCGAGGAACGCAAGCGCGGGCGCCGCGTGGTTGCCGCGGTCGAGAACGGCTACAAGGAAGCCAGCCGTGCGATCTACGACGCCAACGTCACCAATTTCATCGCCGGCGTGCTGCTGTTCCTGTTCGGATCGGGCCCCATCCGCGGCTTCGCGGTGGTGCTGATCATCGGCCTGTTCACCAGCGTCTTCACCGCGGTCACGCTGACCCGCATGTGGGTGGCCGACTGGCTGCGCAAGGCCAAGCCCAAAGACATCGTGCTGTAA
- the secF gene encoding protein translocase subunit SecF, which produces MKLLKLVPDDTNIKFLRWRVPFFAISILLIAASWALVFTKGLNYGVDFAGGLEVRATFTQSVEAPVGELREKVATLGYGDPVVQRFGEDNQVSIRVRLPDEVSADKEAAQAAANDIVETLQTDYEDFRLDGNDNVSGKVSGEFRQTALYALLAAMGAIALYIWIRFEWQFGVGALFALFHDVSLTLGMFSLFQMEFSLQIIAAILAIIGYSLNDTIVVYDRIRENLKKFRKMELPALLDLSVNETLARTVMTSLTLLIALLPLLLFGPASLFGMVAGITLGLFVGTYSSVYMAAPILVWLGVTSDSFVPTETVADQQEKKARGLV; this is translated from the coding sequence ATGAAACTGCTCAAGCTCGTCCCCGACGACACCAACATCAAGTTCCTCCGCTGGCGCGTGCCCTTCTTCGCCATCAGCATCCTGTTGATCGCGGCCAGCTGGGCGCTGGTCTTCACCAAGGGGCTCAATTACGGCGTCGACTTCGCCGGCGGCCTCGAAGTGCGCGCGACCTTCACCCAGAGCGTCGAAGCCCCGGTGGGCGAATTGCGCGAAAAGGTGGCCACACTCGGCTATGGCGATCCGGTGGTCCAGCGCTTCGGCGAAGACAACCAGGTCTCGATCCGCGTGCGCCTGCCCGACGAGGTTTCGGCCGACAAGGAAGCCGCTCAGGCTGCCGCGAACGATATCGTCGAGACGCTGCAGACCGATTACGAGGACTTCCGGCTCGACGGGAATGACAATGTCTCGGGCAAGGTCTCGGGCGAATTCCGCCAAACAGCGCTGTATGCACTGCTGGCCGCGATGGGGGCGATCGCGCTCTACATCTGGATCCGGTTCGAATGGCAGTTCGGCGTGGGGGCGCTGTTCGCGCTGTTCCACGATGTCAGCCTGACGCTGGGCATGTTCTCCCTGTTCCAGATGGAATTCAGCCTGCAGATCATCGCGGCGATTCTCGCGATCATCGGCTATTCGCTCAACGATACCATCGTCGTTTACGACCGCATCCGCGAGAATCTGAAGAAGTTCCGCAAGATGGAATTGCCTGCGCTCCTTGACCTGTCGGTCAATGAAACGTTGGCGCGGACGGTGATGACCTCGCTGACGCTGCTGATCGCTCTGCTGCCGCTGCTGCTGTTCGGGCCGGCCAGCCTGTTCGGCATGGTCGCTGGCATCACGCTGGGCCTGTTCGTGGGTACCTACAGCTCGGTCTATATGGCGGCGCCGATCCTCGTCTGGCTGGGCGTCACCAGCGACAGCTTCGTGCCTACCGAAACCGTGGCCGACCAGCAGGAAAAGAAGGCGCGCGGCCTGGTCTAG
- a CDS encoding glycosyltransferase, with protein MSVAKTRRVLSLATLFPNAANPRFGVFVAKSLEALQRDTHWDVTVINPLGLPPVALGRYRALAGAAEDGREFGMAVYRPTFRLLPKIGGRLNPGLIAKAVLPLARRLHADHPFDLVDAQFFYPDGPAAMIIARELGLPFSVKARGADIHYWGARAYGRDALLETAREAAGVLAVCAALADDMATLGMARDTITVHYTGLDRDLFRPMDHVGLRARLGETFSIPIASGDRLLVSVGALIERKGQSLVIKALADLAQARLLLVGKGEDETSLRALAKEVGVAERVHFLGSLAPTMLPPILSAADAMVLPSASEGLANAWIEALACGTPLVITDAGGAREVVTAPEAGVIVARNCRAIREGIDLVTRRPRSPETVAATVEKFSWEANAAALAAHYDAIA; from the coding sequence GTGAGCGTCGCCAAGACCCGCCGCGTGCTGTCGCTGGCGACGCTGTTTCCCAATGCCGCCAATCCGCGCTTCGGCGTCTTCGTGGCCAAATCGCTCGAGGCGCTGCAGCGCGATACGCATTGGGATGTCACGGTGATCAATCCGCTCGGCCTGCCCCCGGTCGCGCTCGGGCGCTACCGCGCATTGGCGGGTGCCGCCGAGGATGGGCGCGAGTTCGGAATGGCAGTTTATCGCCCGACCTTTCGGCTGCTTCCGAAGATCGGTGGCAGGCTCAACCCCGGGTTGATCGCCAAGGCGGTGCTCCCCCTCGCCCGCCGCCTGCATGCGGACCATCCGTTCGACCTGGTCGATGCGCAGTTCTTCTATCCCGACGGACCCGCGGCGATGATCATCGCGCGCGAACTCGGCCTACCCTTCTCGGTCAAGGCGCGCGGGGCCGATATCCATTACTGGGGCGCACGCGCCTATGGCCGCGACGCATTGCTCGAAACCGCGCGCGAGGCGGCGGGTGTGCTGGCGGTATGCGCGGCGCTGGCCGATGACATGGCCACGCTGGGCATGGCACGCGACACGATCACCGTGCATTACACCGGGCTCGACCGCGACCTGTTCCGCCCGATGGACCATGTCGGGCTGCGCGCGCGGCTGGGCGAGACCTTCTCGATTCCCATCGCCAGCGGCGATCGGCTGCTGGTGAGTGTCGGCGCGCTGATCGAACGCAAGGGCCAGTCTTTGGTGATCAAGGCGCTGGCCGATCTGGCGCAGGCGCGATTGCTATTGGTCGGCAAGGGCGAAGACGAAACGAGCCTGCGCGCGCTGGCGAAAGAAGTCGGCGTGGCCGAGCGGGTCCATTTCCTTGGCAGCTTGGCCCCGACGATGCTGCCGCCGATCCTGTCGGCTGCCGATGCCATGGTGCTGCCTTCGGCCAGCGAGGGCCTTGCCAATGCCTGGATCGAGGCGCTGGCCTGCGGAACGCCGCTGGTCATCACCGACGCGGGCGGCGCGCGCGAAGTGGTGACCGCGCCCGAAGCCGGGGTCATCGTCGCGCGCAATTGCCGCGCCATTCGCGAGGGGATCGACCTGGTGACCCGCCGCCCCCGCTCACCCGAGACGGTGGCGGCGACGGTCGAGAAATTCAGTTGGGAAGCGAACGCCGCGGCGCTCGCCGCCCATTACGACGCGATTGCCTAG
- a CDS encoding helix-turn-helix transcriptional regulator — MINRIRDIRKQKGLTLADLAEACTPPTTPQTVGRLETGMRNLSLKWMERIAAALEVDPEMLVRSEKAGHPQVVATLAKTGPEALATPQDAILATDLGGDGSLMVLDIAYPHGEYRPGDQLWLRQLNPEEAARAINRDVLVPKKGGRFAFGRLIDRQGKMVGLLPPGHGEKQQVVDSPAWIAVAEMLVRRL, encoded by the coding sequence GTGATCAACCGGATCCGCGACATCCGCAAGCAGAAGGGCCTGACGCTGGCCGACTTGGCCGAGGCCTGCACGCCGCCGACCACCCCGCAGACGGTCGGACGGCTCGAGACCGGGATGCGCAATCTCTCGCTCAAATGGATGGAGCGGATCGCCGCGGCGCTCGAGGTCGATCCCGAAATGCTGGTGCGGAGCGAAAAGGCCGGGCACCCGCAGGTCGTCGCCACGCTGGCAAAGACCGGACCCGAAGCGCTTGCTACGCCGCAGGATGCCATCCTCGCCACCGATCTGGGCGGCGATGGTTCGCTGATGGTGCTCGATATCGCCTATCCGCATGGCGAGTACCGCCCAGGCGACCAACTGTGGTTACGCCAGCTCAATCCCGAAGAGGCGGCGCGCGCGATCAACCGCGATGTGCTGGTCCCCAAAAAGGGCGGGCGCTTCGCCTTCGGGCGGCTGATCGACCGGCAGGGCAAGATGGTCGGCCTGCTCCCTCCCGGGCATGGCGAGAAGCAGCAGGTGGTCGATAGTCCCGCCTGGATCGCGGTGGCGGAAATGCTGGTGCGCCGGCTGTGA
- a CDS encoding DUF6456 domain-containing protein, with the protein MRRTLVERELTEEGPRRGAAAHGKRRSVTVNLAESPLTWLHARGHLTERQFDAGERLRADYERAQIAPSTSMRWDPVRVDGGAADRDLTPTEHQLAAKDRFDCAMREAGPGLSDILWRVACAGEGLPGAERALEWPARSGKLVLKLALDRVAVFYRIG; encoded by the coding sequence ATGCGCCGCACACTTGTCGAACGCGAACTGACCGAGGAAGGGCCGCGCCGCGGCGCCGCCGCGCATGGCAAACGGCGCAGCGTAACGGTCAATCTCGCCGAAAGCCCGCTTACCTGGCTGCATGCACGCGGGCATCTGACCGAGCGACAGTTCGATGCCGGGGAACGGCTACGCGCCGATTACGAACGCGCGCAGATCGCCCCTTCGACCTCCATGCGTTGGGATCCAGTGCGGGTCGATGGCGGCGCCGCGGACCGCGACCTTACCCCGACCGAGCACCAGCTTGCGGCAAAGGACCGCTTCGATTGTGCGATGCGCGAGGCAGGACCCGGGCTCAGCGACATTCTATGGCGTGTCGCGTGTGCGGGCGAGGGGCTGCCGGGGGCCGAACGCGCGCTTGAATGGCCCGCACGCAGCGGCAAGCTGGTGCTCAAGCTCGCGCTCGACCGGGTGGCGGTTTTCTACCGGATCGGCTGA
- a CDS encoding uracil-DNA glycosylase family protein — MSLEAEIAACRICADHLPHGVRPVASFSATARLLIIGQAPGSKVHESGIPWDDASGDRLREWTGLSKDQMYDPARVALVPMGFCYPGKASGGDKPPRRECAAQWHERVLDVLPEDRLTLLVGTYAQARYLPAARTLSMTDRVRQFRDYLPHFIPLPHPAWRSTIWMRQHPWFEAEVLPVLRKAVAQRV, encoded by the coding sequence GTGAGCCTCGAGGCCGAGATCGCGGCCTGCCGCATCTGCGCCGATCACTTGCCGCACGGCGTGCGCCCCGTGGCCAGCTTCTCGGCAACCGCGCGGTTGCTGATCATCGGTCAGGCGCCCGGATCGAAGGTCCATGAAAGCGGCATTCCGTGGGATGATGCCAGCGGCGACCGGCTGCGCGAATGGACCGGGCTGAGCAAGGACCAGATGTACGACCCTGCGCGAGTCGCGCTGGTCCCGATGGGGTTCTGCTATCCTGGCAAGGCGAGCGGCGGCGACAAACCGCCGCGCCGCGAATGCGCCGCACAGTGGCACGAGCGCGTGCTCGACGTGCTGCCCGAGGACCGGCTGACCCTGCTGGTCGGCACCTACGCGCAGGCGCGATATCTGCCCGCGGCGCGCACGCTGTCGATGACCGACCGGGTACGCCAATTCCGCGACTACCTCCCGCACTTCATCCCCCTGCCCCACCCCGCGTGGCGCTCGACCATCTGGATGCGCCAGCACCCGTGGTTCGAAGCCGAAGTGCTGCCCGTATTGCGCAAGGCGGTTGCGCAGCGCGTATAG
- a CDS encoding amidohydrolase family protein — protein MTAWKYALAALAMVATQPLVAQMEPVPARAADEGEGPFGKLLIRGATVIEGSGAPPAGPIDIMVEGNRIAALYPGGAPAAEAQDVQRVIDAKGMYILPGFVDVHGHNGDASKAPQPSYGYKLWLAHGVTTVRGVSFYFGPDTPDLSDARRSAANTITAPRLIPYAVFGDKWSRGAPDTPTEAREWVRWAKAQGYWGVKFFNGYSPAVFAAAFDEAEKQQMGTVAHLAQTGVAEVNARKAVELGLDDVTHFYGHFESLLKDAALPYYPEDYNYFDEQSRFAWVARLAPQAVEPGSETWDDYVDLLIESGVTLSPTFNIYAASRDVMRARGFDWHARYTLPSLMDFYAPSATNHGSYYKDWTSEDEVEWRNFYAKWFALTKDFHDRGGRVTAGSDPGYIYQTWGFAYIGELEMLREAGLSPLAVIRAATLDGARALYEPLGEEPPMGRIAVGQLADLVIVPENPLANLKVLYGTGHTRLNRETGVIEQVGGVRWTIKDGIVYDAPQLLADVARMVAEQEAAR, from the coding sequence ATGACAGCCTGGAAATATGCGCTGGCCGCCTTGGCCATGGTAGCGACGCAGCCGCTGGTCGCGCAGATGGAGCCCGTGCCCGCGCGCGCCGCCGACGAGGGCGAAGGTCCCTTCGGCAAGCTGCTGATCCGCGGCGCGACGGTGATCGAGGGCAGCGGCGCGCCGCCGGCGGGACCGATCGACATCATGGTCGAAGGCAATCGCATCGCTGCGCTTTATCCGGGCGGCGCCCCCGCCGCCGAGGCGCAAGACGTGCAGCGCGTGATCGATGCCAAGGGCATGTATATCCTGCCCGGCTTCGTCGACGTGCATGGCCACAATGGCGATGCTTCGAAAGCGCCGCAGCCATCCTATGGCTACAAGCTGTGGCTCGCGCATGGCGTGACCACGGTCCGCGGGGTGAGCTTCTACTTCGGCCCCGATACGCCCGACCTTTCGGACGCGCGCCGCAGCGCCGCCAACACCATCACCGCTCCGCGCCTGATCCCCTACGCCGTCTTTGGCGATAAATGGTCGCGCGGAGCGCCCGACACCCCAACCGAGGCGCGCGAATGGGTCCGCTGGGCCAAGGCGCAGGGCTATTGGGGTGTCAAATTCTTCAACGGCTATTCGCCCGCAGTCTTCGCGGCGGCTTTCGACGAGGCGGAGAAGCAGCAGATGGGCACCGTCGCGCATCTCGCGCAGACCGGCGTGGCCGAAGTCAATGCGCGCAAGGCGGTCGAACTCGGCCTCGACGACGTGACGCATTTCTACGGCCATTTCGAAAGCCTGCTGAAAGACGCCGCGCTCCCCTATTATCCCGAGGACTACAATTATTTCGACGAGCAATCGCGCTTCGCCTGGGTTGCCCGGCTTGCCCCGCAGGCCGTCGAACCCGGTAGCGAGACGTGGGACGATTACGTTGACCTGCTGATCGAGAGCGGCGTGACGCTGAGCCCGACCTTCAACATCTACGCCGCCAGCCGCGACGTGATGCGTGCGCGCGGGTTCGATTGGCATGCACGGTACACACTGCCCTCGTTGATGGATTTCTACGCGCCCAGCGCGACCAATCACGGCAGCTATTACAAGGACTGGACGAGCGAGGACGAGGTCGAGTGGCGGAATTTCTACGCCAAGTGGTTTGCGCTGACCAAGGACTTCCATGACCGCGGCGGGCGCGTCACCGCCGGTTCCGACCCCGGTTACATCTACCAGACCTGGGGCTTCGCCTATATCGGCGAGCTGGAAATGCTGCGCGAGGCGGGCCTGTCGCCGCTCGCCGTCATTCGCGCGGCAACGCTCGACGGGGCGCGTGCGCTGTACGAACCGCTGGGCGAGGAACCGCCGATGGGCCGGATTGCCGTGGGCCAGCTGGCCGATCTGGTGATCGTGCCCGAGAACCCGCTGGCCAATCTCAAGGTGCTCTATGGCACGGGCCATACTCGGCTCAATCGCGAGACCGGCGTGATCGAGCAGGTCGGCGGGGTGCGCTGGACCATCAAGGACGGGATCGTTTACGATGCGCCGCAATTGCTCGCCGACGTCGCGCGGATGGTCGCGGAGCAGGAGGCGGCGCGCTAG
- a CDS encoding SIMPL domain-containing protein codes for MIRFAIPALAIAATASQVQAAEVQIVSQGPVVELSVSETVDAKPDIVDISAGVTSQARTAVEAMQINAREMTAVIDRIKALGIDEDDIQTTGINLGAQYDYDQSTRQQVFRGYQASNRVSVTLRDVKRAGEVLDALVAAGATDIGGPRFSLDDDSPARAQARKAAFDKARAQAEEYAQWSGFGGVRLLEVSESVASSGPMPFAESDARQAIKVSAAPTPVEPGLVGTMVSLTVKFEMTR; via the coding sequence ATGATCCGTTTCGCTATTCCCGCGCTGGCCATTGCCGCCACCGCTTCGCAGGTACAGGCCGCCGAAGTCCAGATCGTCAGCCAGGGGCCGGTGGTCGAACTGTCGGTGAGCGAAACCGTCGATGCCAAGCCCGACATCGTCGACATCAGCGCCGGCGTGACCAGCCAGGCGCGCACCGCGGTCGAGGCGATGCAGATCAACGCGCGGGAAATGACCGCGGTGATCGACCGCATCAAGGCGCTCGGGATCGATGAAGACGATATCCAGACGACCGGAATCAATCTTGGCGCGCAGTACGATTACGACCAGTCGACCCGCCAGCAGGTGTTCCGCGGCTACCAGGCCTCGAACCGCGTGAGCGTCACCTTGCGCGACGTGAAGCGGGCCGGCGAGGTGCTCGATGCGCTGGTCGCTGCAGGAGCGACCGATATCGGCGGTCCGCGCTTCTCGCTCGACGATGACAGCCCGGCGCGCGCGCAGGCGCGCAAGGCGGCGTTCGACAAGGCGAGGGCACAGGCGGAGGAATATGCCCAATGGTCGGGTTTTGGCGGCGTGAGGCTGCTCGAAGTGAGCGAATCCGTCGCATCGAGCGGACCGATGCCTTTTGCCGAATCGGATGCCCGCCAGGCGATCAAGGTATCGGCGGCGCCGACGCCGGTCGAACCGGGTCTGGTTGGCACGATGGTTTCGCTGACCGTAAAATTCGAGATGACCCGCTAG